One region of Pirellulales bacterium genomic DNA includes:
- a CDS encoding tetratricopeptide repeat protein, translating to MPTTADVRARGAARPWYLDLVAGMFLCGAVALIYGHAVHAPFIFDDRISIVENPSIRTIWPLLGTDKRPGPLQAPLDVSTAGRPLVNFSLAVNYQIGRLDPTSYHAFNALAHGVATLLMWLIVRRTLCLPFFGDRFLNAANRLAFTAALLWAVHPLQTETVEYVTQRTELLMALFYLGTLYAAQRYWAATGHAQGYWLVAAWGAALAGMACKEVMVTVPVVVLLFERTFLRGSFRAAIDQSLPLYLGLCASWALLIALNYGGARSASAGFHLGVSAYDWWLVQSRVLFLYLWLTIWPWPMVIHYEFPYFESIASAWMCVVPVLLLAVATIWLVYRRTATGFVWAAAFIVLSPTFTVPIITEIAAERRMYLPLAALLPWIIGGGYTLVDRMMNRLRNTDQTSHTSHLPLVLTIAITLGMAAVCGWLSFERTGIYNDPIALWEDAALYQPDNSRVQNNLGVELVDSRRPAEALPHYERALELQPDYVEARSNLGVALVHLQEFARARPEFEQALAINPHYVDAHINLAHLLVEAGRLEEAVEQYRAALTQRPNAAELHSNLGHVLGLLGDGQQSVAEFEEAVRLKPDFAEAHLNLGASLANTKPQEAVAHYEAALRANPDFVEAHSNLGALLNALGRNEEAVEHFREALRLRPDYAEAHSNLGIALVTAGNIKEGIEQFDQAVKLKPDIAGYANLAMRYAQAGRTDEAIATAEIALDIARTQGQQKMAAPIEELLRKLRQMR from the coding sequence GTGCCCACGACTGCCGATGTGCGTGCGCGCGGCGCCGCACGGCCGTGGTATTTGGACCTCGTCGCGGGCATGTTCTTATGCGGCGCCGTGGCTCTCATTTACGGGCATGCGGTTCATGCGCCGTTTATCTTTGACGATCGAATCTCGATCGTCGAAAACCCGTCGATCCGTACGATTTGGCCGCTCTTGGGAACTGATAAGCGCCCTGGCCCGTTGCAAGCGCCGCTCGACGTAAGTACCGCCGGACGTCCGCTGGTGAATTTCTCGTTGGCCGTTAACTACCAAATCGGGCGTCTCGACCCGACCAGTTACCACGCGTTCAACGCGCTCGCTCACGGCGTGGCCACGTTGCTAATGTGGCTGATCGTGCGTCGCACCTTGTGCCTGCCCTTCTTTGGCGATCGGTTCTTGAACGCGGCTAACCGCCTGGCCTTCACGGCGGCGCTGTTGTGGGCGGTTCATCCGCTGCAGACCGAAACGGTCGAATACGTGACGCAGCGAACCGAGCTTCTGATGGCGCTGTTCTACCTGGGGACGCTGTACGCGGCGCAACGTTACTGGGCCGCGACCGGTCACGCGCAGGGCTACTGGCTCGTGGCCGCTTGGGGCGCCGCATTAGCCGGCATGGCTTGCAAAGAGGTCATGGTCACCGTGCCGGTCGTAGTGCTATTGTTCGAGCGAACGTTCCTGCGCGGCTCGTTTCGCGCCGCCATCGATCAGTCGTTGCCGCTGTATCTCGGCTTGTGCGCTTCATGGGCGTTGCTGATCGCCTTGAATTACGGGGGAGCGCGATCCGCCTCGGCCGGTTTTCATTTGGGCGTTTCGGCCTACGACTGGTGGCTCGTCCAGTCGCGGGTGCTGTTTCTTTACCTTTGGCTGACTATCTGGCCTTGGCCGATGGTGATCCATTACGAGTTCCCCTACTTCGAGTCGATAGCGTCGGCCTGGATGTGTGTCGTTCCAGTACTGCTGCTGGCTGTCGCCACGATTTGGCTGGTATATCGCCGGACGGCGACAGGCTTCGTTTGGGCAGCCGCGTTCATCGTGCTTTCGCCGACATTCACCGTGCCGATCATTACTGAGATCGCCGCCGAGCGCCGCATGTATCTGCCGCTGGCGGCGCTTCTGCCGTGGATCATAGGGGGTGGGTACACGCTGGTCGATCGAATGATGAATCGGCTGCGAAACACAGATCAAACTTCCCACACAAGCCATCTCCCGTTAGTGCTGACGATCGCAATTACGCTCGGAATGGCCGCCGTTTGTGGCTGGTTGAGTTTCGAGCGGACGGGCATCTACAACGACCCGATCGCACTTTGGGAAGACGCGGCCCTGTATCAGCCAGACAACTCCCGCGTGCAGAATAATTTAGGGGTCGAACTTGTCGACTCGCGCCGGCCCGCCGAGGCATTACCACACTATGAACGCGCCCTGGAGTTGCAGCCGGATTACGTCGAAGCACGATCGAATCTCGGCGTAGCACTGGTGCATCTGCAGGAATTCGCCCGCGCGCGGCCGGAATTCGAACAGGCGTTGGCCATCAATCCTCATTACGTCGACGCCCACATCAATTTGGCTCATCTGCTGGTCGAAGCTGGACGACTCGAGGAGGCGGTCGAGCAATACCGCGCCGCCCTTACTCAAAGGCCGAACGCCGCCGAATTGCATTCCAACTTGGGGCACGTCCTGGGACTTTTGGGGGATGGGCAGCAGTCGGTCGCTGAATTTGAAGAGGCGGTGCGCCTAAAGCCGGATTTCGCCGAAGCCCATTTGAATCTCGGCGCCTCGCTGGCCAATACGAAACCGCAAGAGGCGGTGGCCCACTATGAAGCGGCATTGCGAGCCAATCCCGACTTTGTCGAGGCGCATAGCAATTTAGGAGCCCTGTTGAACGCCTTGGGGCGCAATGAGGAAGCGGTCGAACATTTTCGCGAGGCGCTCAGACTGAGGCCTGATTACGCCGAGGCGCATTCCAACCTAGGCATTGCCCTGGTGACCGCCGGCAATATCAAAGAGGGAATCGAGCAATTCGACCAAGCCGTAAAACTGAAACCGGACATTGCGGGCTACGCGAATCTGGCCATGCGCTACGCCCAGGCCGGGCGTACGGACGAGGCAATTGCGACTGCCGAAATTGCCCTGGACATCGCGCGCACGCAGGGCCAGCAAAAGATGGCGGCCCCCATCGAGGAATTGTTGCGTAAGCTCCGTCAGATGCGCTGA
- a CDS encoding LssY C-terminal domain-containing protein, protein MDNNEPRASAPPIAAAPTRWKRRWAIRALWAVILWLVLAYIVLPAVWKHYEHQPNLEEAPKFTVTHSGIPGDPLNIGLVGTKDEIIKAMLAANWHPADSVTARSSVHIAESVLLDRAYDDAPVSSLFVWGRKQDLAFEQLIGKSARERHHVRFWQSEQPAEDGRPTWLGAATLDRSVGLSHRTGQITHHIDADVDGERDHVLNTLIEAHELTRTYQVSGVGPTLNGRNGGGDRYYTDGEVTIGVISPNNVPNEIPLIVDANPVVVEAKNRFWVWLRGWLK, encoded by the coding sequence ATGGACAACAACGAACCGAGAGCAAGCGCACCGCCAATCGCAGCCGCTCCCACGCGCTGGAAACGCCGCTGGGCAATCCGCGCTCTGTGGGCTGTCATCTTATGGCTCGTGCTGGCGTACATCGTATTACCGGCCGTTTGGAAGCATTACGAACATCAGCCGAATCTCGAAGAAGCGCCAAAGTTCACGGTCACGCACAGCGGCATACCAGGCGATCCGCTGAACATCGGCCTTGTCGGCACAAAGGACGAGATCATCAAAGCCATGCTGGCTGCCAATTGGCATCCGGCCGATTCGGTCACGGCACGCAGCAGCGTACATATCGCGGAAAGCGTGCTGCTCGATCGTGCTTACGACGATGCCCCGGTCAGCAGCCTGTTCGTTTGGGGACGTAAGCAAGATCTGGCCTTCGAGCAGTTGATCGGCAAAAGCGCTCGCGAGCGGCACCACGTCCGGTTCTGGCAAAGCGAGCAGCCTGCCGAGGATGGCCGGCCCACCTGGTTGGGCGCCGCGACGTTAGATCGCAGCGTGGGGTTAAGTCATCGCACAGGACAAATCACGCATCACATCGACGCGGACGTCGATGGCGAACGCGACCATGTCTTGAACACATTGATCGAGGCGCACGAACTCACACGCACCTATCAAGTGTCTGGCGTGGGGCCGACGCTGAACGGCCGCAACGGCGGCGGCGATCGCTACTACACTGACGGTGAAGTCACGATCGGCGTCATCAGTCCAAATAACGTGCCAAACGAGATTCCGCTGATCGTCGATGCGAATCCCGTGGTCGTGGAAGCGAAGAACCGCTTTTGGGTATGGCTACGCGGTTGGCTGAAATAA
- the sucC gene encoding ADP-forming succinate--CoA ligase subunit beta — MKIHEFQAKEILRKAGVPVPQGIVARSAAEASDAFRKLGSPIAVVKAQIHAGGRGKGTIKDNANQRGVQLVRSAEEAGKVAENLIGKSLVTIQTGAEGQIVHQVLVEQGCDIARELYLGIVVDRGSAGPVLMVSSEGGMNIEDVAANTPELIYKEKFDPAAGLGGFQARKLAAKLGLKGASIASAEKFMKGLCRVFVQCDCSLAEINPLVVTGAGQLLALDAKMTFDDNAMFRHKDLAELRDVSEEEPAEVRAGAAGLSYVKLDGNIGCLVNGAGLAMSTMDLIKLHGGFPANFLDVGGGANVDQVTEAFRILLSDKNVKAVLVNIFGGIMRCTTIATAVVAAYKSVGFNVPLVVRLEGTEVEEGRKILAESGVDIIAAEGLTDAAKKVVAAVA; from the coding sequence ATGAAAATTCACGAATTCCAGGCCAAGGAAATCCTTCGCAAGGCGGGCGTTCCGGTGCCGCAGGGCATCGTCGCACGCAGCGCCGCCGAGGCGTCCGACGCGTTCCGAAAGCTGGGCAGCCCGATCGCCGTCGTGAAAGCACAGATCCACGCCGGAGGGCGCGGCAAAGGAACCATCAAAGACAACGCCAATCAGCGCGGTGTGCAACTGGTACGCAGCGCCGAGGAAGCCGGCAAGGTCGCTGAGAATCTGATCGGCAAGTCATTGGTTACGATTCAGACAGGTGCCGAGGGGCAAATCGTTCACCAGGTGTTGGTTGAACAGGGCTGCGATATCGCCCGTGAGTTGTACCTGGGAATCGTCGTCGACCGCGGTTCGGCGGGACCCGTATTGATGGTCTCGAGCGAAGGGGGCATGAACATCGAGGACGTGGCCGCCAACACGCCCGAACTGATTTACAAAGAAAAGTTCGATCCGGCCGCCGGCCTCGGCGGATTTCAAGCTCGCAAGTTGGCGGCGAAATTGGGGCTTAAGGGAGCCAGCATCGCCTCGGCCGAAAAGTTCATGAAGGGGCTGTGCCGCGTCTTCGTGCAATGCGATTGCAGTCTGGCAGAAATCAACCCGTTGGTCGTCACCGGCGCCGGCCAACTGCTGGCGCTCGATGCGAAGATGACCTTCGACGATAACGCCATGTTTCGTCACAAGGACCTGGCCGAGCTGCGCGACGTTTCCGAGGAGGAGCCCGCCGAGGTTCGTGCCGGTGCCGCGGGCCTCAGTTACGTCAAGCTCGACGGTAATATCGGCTGCCTTGTGAATGGCGCCGGCCTGGCGATGAGCACCATGGACCTGATCAAATTGCACGGCGGTTTTCCCGCTAATTTCCTGGACGTCGGTGGCGGTGCGAATGTCGACCAGGTGACCGAGGCTTTCCGTATCCTGCTATCGGACAAGAACGTCAAAGCCGTGCTCGTGAATATCTTCGGCGGCATCATGCGATGCACGACGATCGCCACGGCCGTGGTCGCTGCGTACAAGTCGGTCGGCTTCAATGTGCCGCTGGTCGTGCGGTTGGAAGGGACCGAGGTCGAAGAAGGCCGCAAAATCCTGGCCGAAAGCGGCGTCGACATCATCGCCGCCGAAGGGCTGACCGACGCCGCCAAGAAAGTCGTTGCTGCCGTAGCCTGA
- the sucD gene encoding succinate--CoA ligase subunit alpha, giving the protein MSILINKNTRVLCQGITGKVGQFHTKGCLDYGTKMVGGVTPGKGGESVLGLPVFDTVVEAVEKTGADATMVFVPPPFTADAILEAVDAGIKTVIAITEGVPVLDMVRVYEIVRRSNSVLIGPNCPGVITPGECKIGIMPGHIHRQGPVGLMSRSGTLTYEAAWQLTNLGLGQSTCVGLGGDPIVGTSFIDVLRLLEADPATEAILMMGEIGGTAEEEAAAFVREHVTKPVAAFIAGRAAPPGKRMGHAGAIISGGKGTATEKIAALEAAGIEVAQSPADMGTAMQRAIARKKR; this is encoded by the coding sequence ATGAGCATCCTGATCAATAAGAATACCCGCGTCCTCTGTCAGGGAATCACCGGCAAGGTCGGGCAATTCCACACCAAGGGCTGTCTCGATTACGGCACAAAGATGGTCGGCGGCGTTACGCCGGGCAAAGGGGGCGAATCGGTCCTCGGCTTGCCGGTGTTCGACACCGTGGTCGAAGCCGTGGAGAAGACAGGCGCTGATGCCACGATGGTTTTCGTGCCGCCGCCGTTTACGGCCGACGCCATTCTCGAGGCGGTCGACGCAGGTATTAAGACCGTGATCGCCATTACCGAGGGGGTTCCGGTCCTGGACATGGTGCGCGTTTACGAAATCGTGCGCCGCAGCAACTCCGTATTGATCGGTCCGAACTGCCCCGGCGTGATCACGCCCGGCGAGTGCAAAATCGGCATCATGCCGGGCCACATTCATCGCCAGGGGCCCGTCGGGCTAATGAGCCGGTCTGGCACCCTGACCTACGAAGCAGCCTGGCAATTGACGAATCTGGGGCTAGGGCAGTCGACGTGCGTCGGGCTCGGCGGAGATCCGATCGTCGGTACCTCGTTCATTGATGTATTGCGGCTGCTCGAGGCGGACCCCGCCACGGAAGCAATCCTGATGATGGGCGAAATCGGCGGTACCGCCGAGGAAGAAGCCGCCGCCTTCGTTCGCGAGCATGTGACGAAGCCGGTCGCCGCCTTTATTGCCGGCCGCGCCGCCCCTCCGGGCAAGCGCATGGGCCATGCCGGTGCGATCATTTCCGGTGGCAAGGGTACGGCCACAGAAAAAATCGCCGCCCTCGAGGCTGCAGGCATCGAAGTGGCCCAAAGCCCCGCCGATATGGGGACCGCCATGCAACGCGCAATCGCCCGTAAGAAGCGCTAG
- a CDS encoding PEP-CTERM sorting domain-containing protein, whose translation MMSNRFRLLAAAAACAMALTSSMAKADPLSFTIDSSQSYLTLNIPNFSLSGLTINLTSQNRTNGAPTGTQWSANSTTGNTAFISGTFATTIGGSLSGQSLSAVQFIAGANNLNAINSGNYRPNPAAYNTATSHYDNNSGGAGAYGATVHSTLGNAGLVSFDNVSYDIGSNNLPASGGVGSGTIATGGNLQTGILNSVFSAQGLSVIIVGQVLPNDTGSLGGVSAPNTVASASYTFTSPSNLQLKVPVNVPISIDLGGGTFINGTAFGQFVGNAAVPEPSTLALAGLGMVSLVALVRRRRNLQK comes from the coding sequence ATGATGAGTAATCGATTCCGCCTGTTGGCAGCCGCGGCTGCCTGTGCGATGGCGCTGACGTCATCGATGGCCAAAGCTGACCCGTTGTCGTTCACCATCGACTCGTCGCAAAGCTACCTGACGCTGAACATCCCGAACTTCAGCTTGTCGGGCTTGACGATCAACCTGACCAGCCAAAACCGCACGAATGGTGCCCCGACCGGCACGCAGTGGAGTGCGAACTCGACCACCGGCAACACGGCGTTCATCTCGGGTACGTTCGCCACGACGATTGGCGGCAGCCTCAGCGGCCAGTCCTTGAGCGCGGTTCAGTTCATTGCCGGTGCGAACAACCTGAACGCTATCAATTCGGGCAACTATCGCCCGAACCCGGCCGCTTACAACACCGCGACCAGCCATTACGACAACAACTCGGGTGGCGCTGGTGCTTATGGTGCCACGGTTCACTCGACGTTGGGTAACGCCGGCTTGGTGTCGTTCGACAACGTCTCGTACGACATTGGTTCGAACAACCTGCCCGCCAGCGGTGGTGTTGGCTCCGGCACGATCGCCACGGGTGGCAACCTGCAGACTGGCATCCTCAACTCGGTGTTCTCGGCCCAAGGCTTGAGCGTAATTATCGTCGGCCAGGTATTGCCGAACGACACGGGAAGCCTCGGTGGTGTCTCGGCTCCGAACACCGTTGCCAGTGCGAGCTACACGTTCACCAGCCCGAGCAACTTGCAGCTAAAGGTACCGGTCAACGTTCCGATCTCGATTGACCTGGGTGGCGGCACCTTCATCAACGGCACGGCCTTCGGCCAGTTCGTTGGTAACGCCGCGGTGCCCGAGCCGTCGACTCTCGCCTTGGCGGGACTCGGCATGGTTTCGTTGGTCGCCTTGGTGCGTCGCCGTCGCAACCTGCAGAAGTAG
- a CDS encoding PEP-CTERM sorting domain-containing protein: MTTSCYVLPRAQKSLRSQWLAPAFALCGLALLTSTVQADPLTFTVDSTQSYLTLNIPNFSLSGLTINLTAQNRTNGAPAPTAWSANSTTGNTAFVSGTFATTIGGSLSGQSLSSIQFIAGANNLAAIASGNYRPNPAAYNSTTSHYDNNSGAPGAYGSTVHSTLGNAGLVSFDNVTYDIGSNNLPASGGVGSGTFATGADLSTGILSSVFSAQGLSVIIAGQVLPNDTGGLSGVSAPNTLASANYTFTSPTNLQVVVPVNIPISIDLGGGTFINGTAFGQFVGNAAVPEPSTLALAGLGMVSLVAMVRRRRNAKIG, from the coding sequence ATGACCACATCGTGCTATGTATTGCCCCGTGCGCAGAAGTCCCTTCGTTCCCAATGGCTCGCTCCCGCATTCGCTCTTTGCGGGCTGGCCCTCCTGACCTCGACGGTTCAGGCTGACCCTCTGACCTTTACGGTCGATTCGACGCAGAGTTACCTGACGTTGAACATCCCGAATTTCAGCCTGTCGGGTCTGACCATTAACCTGACAGCGCAAAACCGTACAAACGGCGCGCCGGCTCCCACCGCGTGGAGTGCCAATTCAACGACCGGAAACACGGCGTTCGTCTCGGGCACATTTGCCACGACGATCGGCGGCAGCCTGAGCGGCCAGAGCTTGAGCTCGATTCAGTTTATCGCCGGTGCGAATAACCTGGCGGCTATCGCCTCGGGCAACTATCGCCCGAATCCGGCCGCCTACAACTCCACAACTAGCCATTACGACAACAACAGTGGGGCTCCGGGGGCTTACGGTTCCACGGTTCACTCGACGCTCGGCAACGCCGGCCTGGTGTCCTTCGACAATGTGACCTATGACATTGGCTCGAATAACTTGCCGGCCAGCGGTGGCGTTGGCTCCGGCACATTTGCAACGGGCGCGGATTTGTCGACGGGCATTCTCAGCTCGGTGTTTTCGGCACAAGGCTTGAGCGTCATCATCGCCGGCCAAGTGTTGCCAAACGACACGGGCGGCCTGAGCGGTGTATCGGCTCCGAATACCCTCGCTAGCGCGAACTACACATTCACTAGCCCGACGAATCTGCAGGTGGTCGTGCCCGTCAATATCCCGATCTCGATTGACCTCGGGGGCGGCACGTTCATTAACGGCACCGCATTCGGTCAGTTCGTCGGCAATGCGGCGGTGCCTGAACCGTCCACGCTGGCCTTGGCGGGTTTGGGAATGGTTTCCCTGGTCGCGATGGTGCGACGCCGTCGGAATGCGAAGATCGGATAG
- a CDS encoding NAD-dependent epimerase/dehydratase family protein: MNDPKVTLVTGATGLLGNNIVRLLLSRGERVRVLVRDKSLHPALADLDVKASAGDIRDRESVRLACRGVNTVVHCAAFVRIGWSQREVYDAVNVQGTRHVAEACREAGVRMVHISTTDVFGRCSLRERTNEETPYAGGPAVPYVVTKRQAEEIVTSEIAQGLDAVTVNPGFMLSPWDWKPSSGKLLLATARGSMILAPRGWLSLCDARDVAAAILTARDQANASERYILAGRTMQWIELMRLIADTCHVRRPLWRAGPMQLKVGGWGGDVIGRVTGREPDFNSAAVAMAGLPKNYSSDRASAQLGYQIRPAAETVRDAWDWFRTHGYR; encoded by the coding sequence ATGAATGATCCGAAAGTCACGCTGGTCACCGGCGCGACCGGCTTGTTGGGCAACAATATCGTTCGCCTCCTGCTTTCGCGCGGTGAGCGCGTACGCGTGCTCGTGCGCGATAAGTCTTTGCATCCTGCCCTCGCCGATCTAGATGTGAAGGCTTCGGCGGGAGATATTCGCGACCGCGAGTCCGTTCGCCTGGCGTGCCGAGGCGTGAACACGGTCGTCCACTGTGCGGCCTTTGTGCGGATTGGTTGGTCGCAGCGCGAGGTCTACGACGCCGTCAACGTCCAGGGGACGCGTCATGTGGCCGAGGCCTGCCGCGAAGCCGGCGTGCGGATGGTTCATATTTCGACGACTGATGTGTTTGGTCGCTGCTCGCTGCGAGAACGGACCAACGAAGAAACACCATACGCCGGCGGCCCGGCGGTTCCCTACGTGGTGACCAAGCGGCAGGCGGAAGAAATCGTGACGAGCGAAATAGCCCAAGGGTTGGACGCTGTCACAGTCAATCCCGGGTTCATGCTGAGTCCCTGGGACTGGAAGCCATCGTCGGGCAAGCTGCTATTGGCCACGGCCCGGGGTTCGATGATCCTGGCACCGCGCGGTTGGCTCAGCTTGTGCGATGCGCGCGATGTCGCTGCCGCGATTCTAACCGCCCGCGATCAGGCTAACGCCAGCGAGCGCTACATTCTGGCAGGCCGCACGATGCAATGGATCGAATTGATGCGCCTGATCGCCGATACTTGCCATGTGCGGCGACCACTGTGGCGCGCCGGGCCGATGCAACTCAAGGTTGGCGGTTGGGGAGGGGATGTAATCGGCAGGGTGACTGGCCGGGAGCCGGACTTCAATTCGGCGGCCGTCGCGATGGCTGGGCTTCCCAAGAACTACTCGAGCGATCGCGCTTCAGCGCAACTCGGGTACCAGATACGCCCAGCGGCTGAGACGGTTCGCGACGCCTGGGATTGGTTTCGAACGCACGGGTATCGGTAG
- a CDS encoding FAD-binding oxidoreductase: MKTRASVVIIGGGIAGASIALHLARLGRTDVLVLEQGELISGTTSHAPGLIGQLRSSVSLTRLLVDSVALYRTLELDGAPGFLEVGSLRLASSRERLIELRQQKAFADRCGLDTHLLSPAETLALFPLMDKSGVEGAIYMPTDGSAAAPVLAGAMIRDARALGVEFESRTRVTSIEVASGAVRGVTTESGRCETETLVIAAGIWSPLIGRMAGVSIPLTPMEHQYVETESIPTLGQGMLPNLRDPDNLVYLRQKGDSLIAGGYERNPRAFTATIPRNENPTVQQFDSQQFAGLLAAAGRRVPEFARHALAHQICGLESFTPDGAFLLGPTPEVRGVWTACGFCAHGVSGGGGVGKLLAEWIVSGTTSIDPSGMAIARFAGQNLDESEVRRRACETYATYYDMTTGHAEGSA, encoded by the coding sequence ATGAAAACTCGGGCCTCGGTCGTCATTATCGGAGGCGGTATCGCAGGCGCGAGCATCGCGCTGCACTTGGCGCGGTTAGGACGTACCGACGTTCTGGTGCTGGAACAGGGAGAGCTAATCAGCGGTACCACATCGCACGCCCCGGGATTGATAGGTCAGCTACGTTCGTCAGTGAGTCTGACGCGGCTGCTGGTCGACAGCGTGGCGTTGTACCGAACCTTGGAGTTGGACGGTGCTCCTGGTTTTTTGGAAGTCGGTAGCCTGCGTCTGGCGTCGTCGCGCGAGCGACTGATCGAACTGCGGCAGCAAAAGGCGTTCGCTGACCGTTGCGGGCTCGATACGCACCTATTGTCGCCGGCAGAGACGCTCGCGTTGTTTCCCCTCATGGACAAGTCGGGGGTCGAGGGGGCGATCTACATGCCGACCGACGGTTCGGCCGCGGCGCCAGTACTCGCAGGGGCAATGATCCGCGATGCACGCGCGCTCGGCGTTGAGTTCGAATCGCGGACCCGTGTCACCTCGATCGAAGTGGCAAGCGGCGCTGTGCGCGGTGTGACGACCGAGTCGGGGCGCTGCGAAACGGAAACCCTGGTCATTGCAGCCGGCATCTGGTCGCCGCTCATCGGACGCATGGCGGGCGTCTCGATTCCCTTGACTCCCATGGAACATCAGTACGTCGAAACGGAGTCAATTCCGACTCTTGGCCAGGGCATGCTGCCGAATCTCCGCGATCCCGATAACCTGGTCTACCTGCGGCAAAAGGGGGACTCGCTGATTGCCGGCGGTTACGAGCGCAACCCCCGCGCGTTTACGGCGACCATTCCGCGTAACGAAAACCCCACAGTCCAGCAATTCGACTCACAACAGTTCGCGGGTCTTTTGGCAGCGGCCGGGCGACGTGTTCCGGAATTCGCACGACATGCGCTTGCACACCAGATTTGCGGTTTGGAGTCATTTACGCCTGACGGCGCGTTTCTCCTGGGACCGACCCCCGAGGTACGCGGCGTGTGGACTGCGTGCGGCTTCTGCGCACACGGCGTGTCGGGCGGGGGGGGCGTGGGCAAACTGCTGGCCGAATGGATTGTCTCGGGGACGACTTCCATCGACCCGAGCGGCATGGCAATCGCCCGATTCGCCGGCCAAAACCTCGATGAAAGTGAAGTGCGGCGGCGCGCCTGCGAAACCTATGCTACCTATTACGACATGACGACGGGACATGCCGAGGGCTCGGCATGA
- a CDS encoding phosphotransferase produces the protein MLNDLQDILHEIPELAGATIVLPLGGGITNRNYRVLVGNDAYALRIAGDNTAQLGIDRDSEYACAAIAAAVGIGAEVVAYLPARRALLTRFVEGRVLSPMDATCNDILARAARTLARLHEAPAFPKEFSAFAIIEEYHRIAQAHEVPLPGSVRKILEGLDDLRGSVASTAVSCPCHNDLLPANLIDDGTNLRIIDWEYAGMGDRFFDLGNFAENHRLSAAQESEFLRNYAGAVQAEDLRRLRVMRKVSALRETMWGFAQAGISRLEFDFPGYAQQNLERFLQADSD, from the coding sequence GTGTTAAACGATCTGCAGGATATTCTCCACGAGATTCCCGAGTTGGCGGGCGCCACGATCGTGCTGCCCCTCGGGGGCGGCATTACGAACCGCAACTATCGCGTTCTTGTCGGAAACGACGCCTATGCGCTGCGCATTGCGGGGGACAACACTGCGCAATTGGGGATCGATCGCGATAGCGAGTACGCCTGCGCTGCAATCGCCGCTGCTGTCGGCATCGGGGCCGAGGTCGTGGCTTATCTGCCCGCACGACGGGCGTTGCTCACGCGGTTCGTCGAAGGTCGGGTACTCTCACCCATGGACGCGACGTGCAACGATATTCTCGCCCGCGCGGCTCGCACGCTGGCCAGATTGCACGAGGCTCCGGCGTTTCCCAAGGAATTCTCGGCCTTTGCAATCATTGAAGAGTATCATCGAATCGCGCAGGCTCACGAAGTTCCGTTGCCGGGCAGCGTGCGGAAAATCCTCGAGGGTCTTGACGATCTGCGCGGCTCCGTGGCAAGCACCGCGGTGTCGTGCCCTTGTCACAATGATCTTCTGCCGGCCAACCTGATCGATGATGGTACAAACCTGCGGATCATCGACTGGGAATACGCAGGCATGGGAGATCGATTCTTCGATTTGGGAAACTTCGCCGAGAATCACCGACTTTCCGCGGCGCAGGAGAGCGAATTCCTGCGAAACTACGCGGGCGCGGTGCAGGCGGAGGATCTAAGGCGGCTGCGAGTCATGCGGAAGGTCTCCGCCTTGCGCGAGACGATGTGGGGATTTGCACAAGCGGGAATCTCGCGACTCGAATTCGACTTTCCCGGGTACGCCCAACAGAACTTGGAACGCTTTCTTCAGGCCGATTCCGATTGA